The following DNA comes from Solea senegalensis isolate Sse05_10M linkage group LG10, IFAPA_SoseM_1, whole genome shotgun sequence.
CAGTTTGGTCTTATCCGGAGAAAAGCGTATCGATCTCCTGCGTGGCTGTCTGCAGTCTTACAGTTCAAAGTCTCATGAGATCTTAAGGTCACGGAGAGGGTTTGTGGACATCAAAAGAGACTGCTGGTTCCTCCTGCTCTGCGTTGTCGATCACAATGCTCGGATGTGTCTCTTGGGTTTCCATGGAATAAGTGGAGTTTGAGGAGGGAGATGCTCTGAAATGTGGCCCGTCCACTGACAGGAGCATGGGCGTTCCCGTTTGCTTCAGGGTCTCGCTCATCGACACGTGCGTTTCCTCCGGTGACGCGCCCATCTCCTTACTGTACTCTGAGGGCGACTtcctttttattctttcataTGTTTTGTCTGGATTTTCTGTGAACGACTCGCTATCCTGAAAGCGCCCAAACAGCCAGACGAAGAACCCGAAAAGGACAAAAGCCCCCAGACTCGGGATGAACGCCAGGCACTTGATGTCCATGCTGGCTCCAGTGTAACGGCTGTGGAGGAACACGTCCTGCTCCACGTAGCTCAGGTTGGTGACGGGATTGATGTTGGTGGAGCGCCACTCGTAGGTGAGCGTGCTGCGGTTGAATTCGCTGAGTGTCTCCGGTTCCTCCACGATGTAGATCTTCTCACCGGGCCCAACATACTGGCCGTATTCATAGGGTTTGTAGAAGATCTGGTTCTTCCACATGTTGAGATCCAAAATCAGCACGAGGAAGATGATGCCGTAGTTGAACCACTTACCTGTAACGAGACATGTGACCTCTGTTACAGACAGATCATTTTACAGACAGATCGACGCACCACGCGAACCGAATTCTAGCGGCGCTTCGACGGGCAAACGTGATGTGACATTCATTGAGAGTGTCTCTCTTTACAAATACCTCATATGCTAAGACGGATCGATCCATTTGCAGGTGCTACTTCCTCTTCAGTATCTTCTAACGAGATCACTACATTACCGCGAGACAGTCATCTCGCCAGGTTGACTGATTGCACGCAGATGTCTCTGCGGGTATACGCGACACTACTCCCGTCCTCTCCCCGAGATATATCGTTAATAAGCTTTTAGTTAAACCAATCACGTCACACCGGATCCATTTCCATGATGCTTAATGGATATGCAGTGTATGAGGGTTAACAACCTTTCCCAAATCACCGTGCGTTTGAACAGCTTAGCATTTAGAACGGGAACATTGGTTTTTGCCTTTCTTGCGGGTTGTGAGTCACCGTGTGCATGCGGCAGAACAAATTGGAGAAAccggggggagggggagggttTTAAATAGGAAATATACTCACTCACCGGTGTACATTGACACAAATGTGACAGACGATGAAAGACACATCTCGCATGACGGGGAGGAATGCGAGGAAGTAAGAAGTTTCCGCGGCGGAGGCACCTGTGTGCCACATCAGCTGCACATCAATAATAAATATCGTGGTTTCACCATCACACTGTTTCTCCAACAGAGGAAACTGCAAATCTAGAGCACACACAGCACTTTTCTGTTTCTAAACTTCTGTTCAGAAACGGGCTAAAGTTAGCTTTCCCTTGTggacattttgattttatttctgcTCCTTAATCAGTTTaggtatatgtgtgtgtgtgtgtgtgttcagacgtGTGCGGGAGCTGTAAATGCCCTCTTTTTGGGAAGAATATGAGATGACCCTGCTCTCTTGTATGCAGCGACCCCACCTGTGATATGAATGTGGTACTCGTCTTTGAAGATTCCCTTGCAGACAGGGAGCTTGACCTTCACATGTGTTGTTGACATCCCTGGTAAATTCATATCTAGATCACCCATGAAGTGAGGAAACTCCCAgtcctgaaaaaaaagaacacacatgGAGATAcatttgggttttgttttttgaaaacccATTGAGATCGAGATATCATTTACAAGAGGTCAAGAGGTCAGTAAGCACACGGCTTAATACATATCACAAATATGAGAAATAGAATTcaataacaaagtaaaacagcAAGCACAGAGATTTAAATTTGCCATGGTGATAGTGGAGCCTCAGctgaacacatttaaataaaggcaGCGCGACATGCACAGTGTCAGCCATGTATCATGCTTTACTGGATGTCAAACACATCACTGAACTTCTCATATTAGCCCAGTCCCTGTGGAGGCTCTTCACACACTGGTTGTAGGTCAAACATGGTGCCAGCTGTTGTAGACTCTTGACTAACTGTGTTTACAGGCTGGCGGAGTGTACTAATGTGCGATGGGATATCAACACGTCAAAACACATCAACAGGCTCCTCAAACTGATGTTTAGACGCTGCCGGGACCCCGTCGTGCCACTTagctctttttgttgttgttgttgttgttgttaacgTTGGGGTAAACGGGATTCACTCTTAGCAATAAGtgaatttcaaatttcaattttGTGAAAATATAGATTTATACTCATTGACttcaaacaaaaaatcaaatcaaatagtCTTAGTTTCTTATTCCTTAAATTACTGACTTGTGATGTGTACGTATATATCAAGGATTGGTTTAATAACATTTGATGCTGGTGatgttattataacaataataataataatccttttAACATTCTGCTTGCTTCTACACAAAGTCCATTCTTATTTGCTCAAAACTGTGCATTAACGTGTGTCACTGTACGTCGTGATTGTGACTCACCTTGCATTATGTAACCGCACTCGCAGACAAATGAAACTAATGAAAATATCACAGCGAGTGATGGAAAGGGgaaaattaatatttcaaaattgTTTCTTCCCATTGCTCTGACTTAATCATCTCACAAATTAGTTTTTGTCAGACACATAATACCAGGTGTTTTTCCCCCAGATCAGCTACATTTGCTGTTGGAGCATGTTGCTACATTAAATTACCACAAGCCTGCATTTAATATATCCTCATGTGATCCAGAGTGTCCCATGCCAGTATCTATGAACAGCTTGGTTATGGCCCCCCTGATATTAATTaagctctctcctcctcttccataGCTGCAGTATCTGTTGCTATAGTAGTAGAAGCCATGGCATTTAAACCACACACCAGCATCCTGCtgcaaaacacatttctttccaCAGCGAACTGAGAGCGTGTACATGTGTATGCATGCactctttcagtttttttggggaaaaaaaacaaaacagagagtaCAATTATACACAAAactatattttaaaaagtaaaatccaGCTCGGAGGCAAATCCTGACAGGTCATTAATTGGGGAATTAATTAGTTTGAGAACAACAACGCCTACCAATTCACATGAATGTGGGAGATTAACTACGGCACCCTGTGCTCCAAAATGGAGGTAAATAAAGCTGCTGGGAGGGCTGGaagatttttttattgactGAGGGAACACAGCATTGGCCGCCAGTGGACAGGCCCTGTATCAGCGGAAGTTAACTCTACTCATAAATAACTGTAGTAAATGTTCTTGCTGTACACTGTGCAGAAAATGAGAAGACCCCATCGTAAACAAATCAAGTATTCGAGTGTGCGAGCGGCGAATGACATACTGCTGAGTTCAAGGCAGAGGCAATTGCAGGTCCAGTGTGGCTCAAGGAGTCAAACGGAGATATCACAACTGGTATTTCATGTTACATTAGGTCTGTGGCTGGAAATGTGTTGATAGGGTCAGgaagccaaaaagaaaaaaagctggcCGAAGCAAGAACGCAGCGGAAAGAGCACGCATACACTGTAGACAAAGCCATTTCTATATATCTGCATAATCACAATAATTGAgtaaatgaatgaggaaaaatacCATAGTGTGCACTAATTACTGCCCAGAGCGGCtccttaaaataacaaattgtTTCAATAAATATGTCTAGAAATCCCTTTTACTACGACATAGTATCATGGGAATTATGATGGTGTTATTGCCCGGTTTCTGTGGAGTGCTGTAACACGAGAAGATGTTCTTGTGCAATTGCAGGCTCTTATTAATTAGCATAATTATGTATGAATGCATATTCGGGGGATACCAAATGCAAGCCTTGCAGCACGGTAGCCACCATCGAGCCCAAATGAAATGCATTCATCCAGTGCATAACGGGGGGCTGAGGTGTACTGAATTAGACTTGTGGCTCCGGCTCCTTTTTCCTGACTCTTTCCCCCCCTCATATACGTCCTCatattatgtgttttgtttttttccccagacaaacacatttgcatattcatgagacactgacacaggcTTTATTGATGCACACTCTCCTGTGGGAGGGAGGACACTGGctgagggaggggggggagaaagagaaagtaaGAAAAACTCCAATCGTGTGAGTCatcattaaagaaaataaactgggCTCACAAGGGAATGGCGAGTTCATTGCCGAGGTCTGGGAAAAAGGTGGATAAAGGGACTCGGAAAAAAGACTGGAAGAGTAAATAACAGCAGTTTGCATGTCTGTGtatgagtttgtgtgtctgtgtgtgtttgtgagacacAGTAAGGGAGCAAGTGTTTGTGTCCGTGCCAGCTGAGAGTGATCAAACACCCCTCTCAATGCTCTGTGCCGCAGTGCCCCATTGATGAATAGGATTTGGATGGTGGAGGGTGAGGTGGGTTAGAGAGTGAGCCAAGAGATGTCTGGgctccctcccccccctcctgtgttttttttttttaattggccACATGGGAAAGGTATACCTGCATGACAATGAGAAGGTCGAAGACCAAGATAAAAGAGGCCAGAAAGGCTCTGGAGACCTCATCGCTGGGCAGGAAACCACGGTTCAGGTTGTCCCAGCTGATCCAGTCGGTACTGAGGACCAAAAGCACCAGTGACGTCAGAAAGATTAGCACTGacctgcaggagagagaaaagagagggggataagagacaggtgagaggaagagaaatggaaGCAAAGGAagggaaaaggagagaaaggacaaaaaGAAGCAAAACTAATGAGTCAAAACTGAATGATGTGAATGTAAAgggcttaaaaaaaacctggtttttatttttattacttcaGTGTAGGAGAGGTGCGCGGATGATATTATATAGCTTGGAAGACAAACAACCCGCCGACTTCAATTCCAAGAAAAGATAAATCAGATCTACTTTCACTTCTCACTAACTCTTTGTTTTGaacaacatttcttttctcttttttttctttcttggaaTTGAAAAATGGCAGAATAAAAAGCTTCCATGAAGATGAAGGTGCAGACAGGCAAAATCAACTGTTTACTGATGCAGAGACAGTGCAATTCAAAACCGCTACCGCATACATATTTCCATGTATTTACATATTCAACATGAGCCAAACTATTTCATTTatctgtgtgcagtgttttCCCTGCATTTTTCTCACAGTGAATTTTTGTGGTTTATGCCGTATTGGAGTTATTCTGCATTCACTGTGTGTAGTATCTTAAGAGAGGCGCAGCAGCAAAAGGCTATGGTTTTATGctccactgtgtgttttgtttcaatgTCACCCAATGATTAcggtggtgtttgtgtgcattctCACACCACACGTCAGCTGGTTGCATTGCAGATCGTGCATGTCATTATTTATCCCATTTTAACTGTTGGGGCAGAGACATTTTCAGGGCTTTTAGTTTTTCCACCGTTGAATTCTTTTCTCAAGCAGAAGCAGCTTCTTCGTTAACTCCAAAACACTGCACACCAACGTTGTTCATCCAGTATTGGATCTGCTTACATTTTCCGTATCGCCTTGACTTTTTGGCCTCATATTGACGAGATATGTAGGCAGTTGCTAATCGTACTTTTCAATCTCTGATCTCCCAAATAACAGCTCGTCACATCGAGCATTGACAATGCTCTTTCATCGATAAAACGAAGAGCTGCCTAAAAGAGTCACAGAGCATTTTGTTTGCTTGAACTGTCATGAATGCAAGTCGATCAAGTGGGAATCAAAACTACAAAAGGAAATGTTAAACTCCATGGGTTGAAACTGCTTCTGTCCTCTGCTCTCATGTACATATCAAAGAGACCatatcctctcctcctccttcttcttcactttACCCTACATGAACCAGTGGAGAAGGCATTTGCATTGAGAGACAGAATTAAGCTGCATTAGTGCATGAACACAACTGGGACTGCACAGCGATGATGTAATACTTTTAAATAGCCAACAATTCCACTTGGCTTTGCAGTAATGGGCGTATCGGACACGGTTTGCAGCATTTGTTTCGCACTTATCTTAGGGTCACAGTTTGTGGTAAGAATGTTAAAGGTTGGGCTGCGGTTCGTACCACAACCTTGCTGTGTCCATTGATTTTCACCCTGTTCTTCTAATTAAAGGTGCTGACACTGAGTGAGAGAAGATTAACATGGCTATTGACTGCGTGAAACCCCGCAATGGGCTGGAGagaccacacaacacacacacatctacaaagCCGTAGGttatacagtacattcagtGAGCTAGTAGGTAGTAAGTCTTACACTCCGGGGTCAAAGGTTTTAAAACAACCCATATTTTTCAAAATTCATGTCCAGCATGTGTGCACTGCCAAAGGTaaaagaaaagggaggaaaCAAGATTTAGTTTAACCAGAAACAAGTTTAACTTGAATCGTCCATGCAGCAGCGCAAGATTACGAAGCCTTGACtgttaatgcaaaaaaaaacaaagctcacCGTCGGTACATAGAAGTGTAAAGATTCATGCTCTGATGCATAATAATGCGACAGCACGTTCATGAAAAGAAATAGACGATGGCTTCACATAATGGAAGAGCAGCAACATCAACTGTAAAGCATCATACAAGTATCATATTTGGACTTGTGTACCAGAGTTGGACTGATCTTGCTGAACAATAACACCATCTGGCTGTTAAAGCTGCAAGATTCAATGATTTCTTCCACACGGAGTCAGAAACACCTTTTGTCTACAGGTACACATTTCTATCTCTCACACGAAGACAAGCCTACCAGAAGAGAAAGATCCTGCGTTTTCCTTGTTTCCAGAATCTTCTGGCAGCTTTGCCCCAGTCTGGATAGTGCTCATCCTGGAGCATCATATCTGTCACCTGCAGAAATGAAGGCGGTTTTGAAAAAAGTGACCTTGATTATGACGACTGGATGTAAAGATGATAAATTTCTCCGGTTTCAAAAGTGACTCTTGAAACCCATCCAACACTTTCAGGACggagagaaatggaaaaaaacgtCAGTGACTAATTTAGCTAATGCGCGAGTGACTGGATGGGGTGTAAATCACGGCGAAGACCCACAAATCCTGTGGAAAGACTTCAGGAAGCTGCCCAGTAGCACTTTAATGCCCACGGGTTTTAAGAATGAGATAATCAATAATTATAAGAACAATGAAAGTGCGATACGTTTTAGTGTCCACGTACTTTTGACGAtcatacaaacaacaacaaatcattaATAGTGTCTGGATAAATGATAACAGCGATACATCATTTTATCCCGCACTGTTTGGATCATGCACAtggggagaaaatgcaaactccGCACAGAAAGGCCATCAATCAAATCCAAAGAATCCAAACCGTTGAATTTCTTGCAGTGAGGTAACAGTGCTAACCCTCTCACCACCGTGTGCCCATGTCCTTTAATTGACGGtggtagattttttttcctgcaacaAAGAGGTGATGTTTTTGGCTATGTAGGTTATGGGccatggaaaagaaaaagttacaTTTCTATGGTCTGGATTTGGGAGTGGGTCGACACTGTGGGAACTTGATCGACCTCTGCAGAGAGTTTgagctctctgagtgctttttctattattatGGATGCAGCATTGTATCATAGAGCTTTTGTtcggatataaaaaaaagtccacgATATACTTTGTGAGGAAAGTGCAAAGGCAAGGTCAGTTTGTCAATAAAGTGCCTCACTGCAGAAACTGTAGCTCGAGCTGGAAAAAGAATCCGTAtcgaaaagaaatctatgagacgcttctctctttctctctctttctctctgcagcattacaaaaacagacactCTGTCCGCTCATCTACAGAGCAGTAGCTTTAAATCTGTGATGCGTAGGAGACATAAAGGTCGTCTTCAAGTACCTTGTTGAATTAATGAAATGTAAGAAACCTTCAGAGTAATTTCTGGAATCAGCACTTTGCCATGGCCTAacttccactctctctctctctctctctctctaacacaaaCACCCTCCCGGATTCACTTTCTTCCTTCCGAACAGATTCCACTTTTCCCCTTCCCCTTcacctctgtctttctccttgCATTCCTCCCCCATCCCCTCTccccatttctctctctttgcagTCTGTACTGTTGAATACTAATGTGACCTGGTGCGGGAGCTTGTCAAATTTCCTCTGTTGTGTGCACGCCGGTGTCAGAgccccactcctcctcctcccaccacagGTAGTTCTTCTCCCACCAGAgtgctccctctctcctcatGTCGACGAATGAACGGAGGTACGTTTCACCCCTAATATAGCCTGTCGCTCCCTTTTCATCCACTGTTTCCTCTGACCCTCCGTACATCACATCCTCATGTTACCCTGAGGATTTGGTGGCAGATTGAACTGGACTACTGTCGGGAGCTGCAATGATTGAGGGGCTACACTGACCTAGAAATTAGATGAGAGAATGACTTGAATCATAGATACGGTTTTACCAGACGTGTCATAAGAACATAGTTAAGGTTTTATGTAAGGTTTGTGATAAATGAAATATGCTTTTTTATATAAACTATGAAAGAAAAGGGTAGTTTCAATGCCTTTCGTGCGTCTATGATACGAGTGGAGTTATTTGTATGCtacgtccttcatctgaaagcGGGCTCTTTTAAACATTATTATCCAACCtcactgagggagcgtttgtatgtatacagcagcagcgcaggggcgaGCAGGACCAAGGAAGTGTATCCTGTCGACcaggtttttttgagcagtagaattcgctttgtgttttcagtcgtagTCAAACTATCTTGCCTTACTCGCACTATGTTGCAAATCAGTTGCTGTGTGCAACGGAAGATCCCCGACAATGAAACAAGACGTTTGTTTGTATtcaaaagtgacataaaatgaaatcTTTCAATAGATACACATCTCTCTAATGTTGAGGATCTCACCATCCAAGCAGTGACAAAGTCTCCCATCCATGTACCCACTGCTGCGATCTTCATAAAACTCTCATTCCTGATGACCATGTACTCTGTCACCATATGAGGCctgcaagggaaaaaaaagaccaggAGTGACAAGGACATAAATTAAACAGAGTGAAGGTTATAAGGGTAGTAACAGCAGatataaagggaaaaaaaacaagctaaaagagagagagagagtcagtggAGGGCAAAAGAGAAAAGCATCCTGATGCTAGTTGTCAGTCAATATCAATCTAATCCTGTGAAAACAATGAGTGATGgcttttcttccaaaaaaaaaaagccttgagGTTATTAAGCAATTTACAGCAGCACAATTGAATTCATGCAGTATCACCAGTTTCATTTGGTCCTGCGGTGTTTGGCAAATGATCCGTTTGTTTGGCACATTTGTCTCGCGTCTAGTGGATTTCAAATCAACCCAGCCGACCCGATGAGAGCCCTCCCGTTAAAGCACGGGGTCTAAATGAGCTCACCTCATGTCGACTGGCCTGTAAGGGAAGTGAAAACACTGACTAAGCCAAAAGGCACAATAGCATCTAATAAGAAATGACATGCTTTCTTTGGACTTTTAGCGTCGCCTTCATCTTTGCACAGTAAGTGCATCTCATCTAATAAGAGGCTTTTGTTCAGTCCCACAAACTCACCAAcccagcatgcacacacacacacacacacgcacgcacgcatacacacgcacgcacgcatacATAGTACATCAGTCCATTTTCTCCAGGTAATAGCACATGGAGTGAAGAAAAGTGGGTCAATCGTCTCCTATATGGGGACTTGTGCCGTGGAGGGAGTAACAGAGCAGAGGGAGTAAGGAGGCCTGTTTGATCTCCTGGCAGCCAGTGTCAGAGGAGCAGGTGGGCGCCTCCCCCCACACCACAGGTCACACTCATGAATATAATAGATGGCGATAGATAGAGCTCTGGCTGTGCTTTCAAGGGGTCATATTTGAAGTCAATGGCtccattcttctttgttttccctGGTTATTTTCTGGCCACTAGCaaccaacaataaaacaaaaacgtgtTCCGTCGTACAGATGGCTCAGAGGAAACCTCGCCTACAACCTCGCCGGCTCGTATTTAAATTCCCCTTTTTATACGTTTCATTCTGTCTTTTAGCTGATTGCATTAAGAGTTCCGTTTGGCACACTCCTCACTTTATAAATGAGTTGTGACCTAAACAATCTATTGGAAAGCATTAGGGGTTTTAAGCAATCCGTTAATGTAGCAGCTTTACTAGGTGTTcgtttttcattcattcttgtACCTCGTCACATTATGAGTCCAGATATGAAAATAACTCGTGAACGCTCACAGGCAGAGCAAGAACAATTAATAGTGAAAAGCCAGAGATGGTTTTCGCCAACCTTTTCAGTGCCACTGTGCAGCAAATACTCTTCCCTGGAAGGAAACGTTATAAATCATATGTCGTCAATGCAGCCTGCGTTTAACCAATGTGACAGGTTTGTATTGACCAAAGTGTGCAGTACTGCAGGTGACGTATTGCCCCATTCAAACCAGCAAATAAAATGGCCTTGATTGGAATGGCGATTTATATCTGCATTAAGTCAGTTAGACAGTCAGTGGATTGGCACTGCTCCAGTTACCAAGGAGATCCCACTGGGAGTCATTTACCCGTAGCTAAATTCTAATCAATACTTCTGGAAATGCTGTCTGGCGCCACATGCTAGGTTTTaaatctaaaaagaaaaaaaaaataataatacaccaCTGCCAACCGCTGCCCTTCTCACATGGTTAAGTGAGCAAACGTTACTCCTGTGCTCCTgaaggtttttttaaatgcagagtACCTATGATGAGTTTGGGGACTCTTCACACTGCATGATCAGAGGCAGAAATCCCTTACTTATTCATGCTGACTGAAAATTTAATGGCCTTTAGAGTCGGGTGACCTAATGAGAGAACTCAGTGTAGTGGAACATCAGTACAGTAGCACCATGAATAATCGGCCCCAGAATGGCTCCCGTGGCTTAGTCGCAGAGCCAGTGGCAGCGGCAGTGCCAGCCGTTCGGCTCAGCCAGCTCTGACCCTCTGTGGAATGTTATCAGGTTTTCCACACTTGTTCAGACATAATATTCATTGACATTTCAATGCCTTTCAAAGTCTTGTTCCATCACATGCAAGAAATTACAATTTTGCGCTACAGAGGTTACAAAGTTTTAGAGTTAGAAGTTTGGACCCTATACTCTGGGTATGACATTAAATTCACTATTCACCTGTATGTGATCGCTGTTCTTGGATTTGGGTGACATCCTTGATGCTACGAGGTCTCTGTGATTTATATACTGTAGCTGCAGTAATATCTCCGGCACTGGTTCTAATTCTAATGCAGCTTGAGGTTTTGAAGATATTCCCCCCTCGTCTTTGTCTGTGCAGCCATTACTGCTCATGTTCATAATTCTTCCATTTATATTCACTCCAGTCGCACTGGTCGTTCCGATTTCTTTCCATCATAAAATGGATCATCTACTGTGCGCCAGACTTCTTCTTTGCAGTACATATTGTAAGCGGTGATAGACCGGGATCTGGGTCTCAATTCAGTGTTATTGTTTATGACCGTCAGTGCTGCAGTCAGACGGGGCTTAACAATCTGAAGTGATGTGGTGATTGTGCACAGAGTTACAGCGAGTGTTCTAATAAGGCCGAGACTCTAatgattaaatgataaaaaaaaaagtcaattacaATTTCCCAAGTCCCCAAGTCATTTCGCTGACTGTCCAACAGTTAAAATCCCAGATTCTTAAGTTCATCTACAACCTAATTAAAGGTGCTATTTGTAATTATAAGATAAAATCAAGCTAACATTTCCCCTAATTGTTATATCGACACATGGTCCAAGCCtagtttcatttattaataCCAAAGTGCAGATTTTTCTTGTTAAATTTTCATCCACAGGTTattaaaacactcacattttgGGGTTTACCACTTTCTGTCCTGAGCTCGTCTCATTCCTGCTGCATATCTCGAAAGCTCTCTGCTGATATTGACATtattctattgtttttattgtcagacTGTGTTGCtaacctttcttttttcctgtttctttgcagcatacgACAGTTCATTTGGTGCTTGCAGTGAAATAACCAGTAGGTGCGGCCCAAAACTGCACCGTGATTGGTCTAAATCTCCTGTCGCGCCGCAGATTGTGTTGTAGGGGTGTAAACAGGGCCGAGAGGAAGTGCTAGAGGAAGTTCTTCTCCCTCCGATCAAACGACTTACATTATGTTAAGAGAGGTTATTACAGGTGCGTGACAAAACGTGATGTGCTCCTGTCagatttgtaattaaaaaggtCTTCCCCGCAACACcgttgtatttttaaattcaacaGCAGCCCACACCGGAGCATAGAGCAAAAAGCATGTTCGCAGTGTCGACAGGTTTGTTGATTTAAAGCGAAGGATTTATGgtccaattttattttaatcaaaatctCAACTCCAATATTTTCAGCGGTCCGTGGGTGCACGCCTGATAATTACGGTTATGAGACAGAATTCTAAGGGAGCTTTTCACTTGTGAGTCATCAAATACcctaattttgacatttttctcagtGTCCGCTTGGACCCATTCTCGCACGTTGGCTTTAATAAACTTGTTATCTCCGTCAGACAGACAGCGACTTTGCGATAGAGGTAACTGAGTGACCCTGTCTGCCCTAAGAATCCTGCATTCATTTTGATACATTACTTCTCAACCTTGTCGGACTCCACATTGGAATGCGCTGCTTGTCTCCTCCCTGTGCGCGACAGTATCCAGcatcacatttactgtgtaTAGTGCTGAGCAGCATATTATCGGGGACTATAAGCTGTCAATAAATACCCACTCTTCACTATCACTGTAACCAAGGCAAGTTAAACCCTCAATCTCTACTCATCAGTCAGCACTAAATCAGACTATGTACTGCGTTAACCTAGCTGTAGATTGAGTCCTTTATTCTTATCAGTCCTGCGGCTCAGGAATGAGAGCGAATACCTTTAAGCAATATCCTGGACAGCACCGTATCAGTCCCTATATTCACTCTATCACTCTCCCATGAGGACAGAAGCGTCCACAGACCCAGTCTCCCTGTTCCTTA
Coding sequences within:
- the tmem117 gene encoding transmembrane protein 117 isoform X1 → MEIDSRFRYYFQHPWSRLIVAYLVTFFNFLIFAEDPVSHSQTEAHMIVVGNCFSLLFNKYPGLKWNILKVICWILAIITGMLAGKFIFHRQLFGRYLRLKMFREDHGSWMTMFFSTIIFLFMFSHIYNLFLLMAGSMGPHMVTEYMVIRNESFMKIAAVGTWMGDFVTAWMVTDMMLQDEHYPDWGKAARRFWKQGKRRIFLFWSVLIFLTSLVLLVLSTDWISWDNLNRGFLPSDEVSRAFLASFILVFDLLIVMQDWEFPHFMGDLDMNLPGMSTTHVKVKLPVCKGIFKDEYHIHITGKWFNYGIIFLVLILDLNMWKNQIFYKPYEYGQYVGPGEKIYIVEEPETLSEFNRSTLTYEWRSTNINPVTNLSYVEQDVFLHSRYTGASMDIKCLAFIPSLGAFVLFGFFVWLFGRFQDSESFTENPDKTYERIKRKSPSEYSKEMGASPEETHVSMSETLKQTGTPMLLSVDGPHFRASPSSNSTYSMETQETHPSIVIDNAEQEEPAVSFDVHKPSP
- the tmem117 gene encoding transmembrane protein 117 isoform X2 produces the protein MEIDSRFRYYFQHPWSRLIVAYLVTFFNFLIFAEDPVSHSQTEAHMIVVGNCFSLLFNKYPGLKWNILKVICWILAIITGMLAGKFIFHRQLFGRYLRLKMFREDHGSWMTMFFSTIIFLFMFSHIYNLFLLMAGSMGPHMVTEYMVIRNESFMKIAAVGTWMGDFVTAWMVTDMMLQDEHYPDWGKAARRFWKQGKRRIFLFWSVLIFLTSLVLLVLSTDWISWDNLNRGFLPSDEVSRAFLASFILVFDLLIVMQDWEFPHFMGDLDMNLPGMSTTHVKVKLPVCKGIFKDEYHIHITDLQFPLLEKQCDGETTIFIIDVQLMWHTGASAAETSYFLAFLPVMRDVSFIVCHICVNVHR